Sequence from the Fusobacterium sp. FSA-380-WT-3A genome:
CAAGGAGCCAATGGAGTAGAAATTGATGTTCAATTAACAAAAGATGGGAAATTAGTAGTTATTCATGACTGGAAAGTTGATAGAACTACTAATGGAAAAGGTTACATTTACCAATTAGACTTTGATTATATAAGAAGTCTAGATTGTGGAAGTTGGTTTTCTGAAGAATTCAAAGGAGAAAGAGTGCCAACATTAAAAGAGGTATTTGAAGTTGTACCAAAAGATGTTCTTCTAAATATAGAAATTAAAGAAATTGAAAGAGGAAGAGCTGATATTGAAAAACTTGTATTAAAAGAAATTTATGAAGCTGACAGATTAGAATCTGTTGTAATTTCATCATTCCATCATAGTATTATCCAATCATTACACAAATTAGAACCAAAATTAAAATTAGCTTTATTAACAGCTAGTGAAATTTTAAATCTACCAAAATATTTAGATGACAATGGATTAGTTTCTTACAGTTATCATCCAGAAATTAATTTAATAACAAAAAATACTGTAAAAGAATTAGAAGAAAAAGGAATAAAAACTTTTGTTTGGACAGTAAATACTGTTATTGATTATCAATGGTTAGATAGCATAGGAGTTCATGGAGTAATCACAAATTATCCAGATGTTATGTTAAAGGAAAACAATAAATAGTTAATAATACAGTTTGAAAGGAGAAAATTTATGAGAAAATTTAAAAGTCTTTTATTAGCTCTTACAGTAGGAGCATTTTTAATGGGATGTGGAGGAGAGAAAAAAGAAGCTGCAAAGGAAAATAAACCTTTAGAAATAAGAGTAAGTTATATTTTTAAAGATAATGAGCCTACTCATATTGCTATGGCAGAAGCAGCAGAAAATATCAACAAGAGATTAAAAGGACAAGTAGAATTAT
This genomic interval carries:
- a CDS encoding glycerophosphodiester phosphodiesterase; this translates as MLVIGHRGASAYAPENTLSALKLAVEQGANGVEIDVQLTKDGKLVVIHDWKVDRTTNGKGYIYQLDFDYIRSLDCGSWFSEEFKGERVPTLKEVFEVVPKDVLLNIEIKEIERGRADIEKLVLKEIYEADRLESVVISSFHHSIIQSLHKLEPKLKLALLTASEILNLPKYLDDNGLVSYSYHPEINLITKNTVKELEEKGIKTFVWTVNTVIDYQWLDSIGVHGVITNYPDVMLKENNK